A portion of the Paenibacillus marchantiae genome contains these proteins:
- a CDS encoding beta-propeller fold lactonase family protein, giving the protein MTILSTGPIENNISGVTGTRPTQFVTIKIDNRNLTDVYNVLLLGYFLDGVRTLYVEELFNVLPNQVMTKDYVANFDGFEFVFSTADTAAPEAQISVWGKDAEGELVTAHRLVSQELLGESQGITGVTGATGATGSTGVTGGTGVTGATGVTGATGATGDTGVTGGTGVTGATGVTGATGVTGVTGATGAIGATGDTGVTGVTGATGDTGVTGGTGVTGATGVTGATGVTGATGVTGVTGFTGATGATGDTGVTGGTGVTGATGVTGATGATGATGVTGATGATGATGIPTSVNLIYVANSGSNNVSVINGNTNAVVTTILVGSEPQFIAVNSNTSLIYVTNFGDDTVSVINGNTNTVVTTIPVGVQPEGIAVNLNTNLIYVNNFSDNTVSVINGNTNTVVTTIPVGTEPFGVGVNPITNLIYVTNVGDDTVSVIDGGTNTVVNTINVGAQPLGVAVNPTNNRLYVENNGDDTVSVISGFSDTVLTAVPVGTGPFEAGLNANTNFVYVANNGSNNVSVIDGDTNTVVATIPVGSAPSGVGVDPLTNGVYVANNTSGTISVIDGNTNTVTATITVNSGPLGIGINP; this is encoded by the coding sequence ATGACCATTTTATCAACTGGTCCCATTGAAAATAATATTTCAGGTGTAACGGGTACACGTCCCACTCAATTTGTCACAATTAAAATTGATAACCGAAATTTGACTGATGTGTATAATGTACTTCTTTTGGGGTACTTCTTGGATGGGGTTAGAACGTTGTATGTGGAAGAACTATTTAATGTGTTGCCTAATCAGGTTATGACCAAAGACTATGTGGCGAATTTTGATGGGTTCGAGTTTGTATTTTCAACTGCAGACACGGCTGCTCCGGAAGCGCAAATTTCTGTCTGGGGCAAAGATGCTGAAGGTGAGTTGGTGACGGCTCATCGGTTGGTTTCTCAGGAGTTGCTGGGTGAGTCTCAGGGTATAACAGGCGTTACCGGAGCAACAGGGGCAACAGGCAGCACTGGGGTTACCGGAGGAACAGGAGTCACGGGAGCTACCGGTGTTACAGGTGCAACAGGAGCAACGGGCGATACTGGGGTTACCGGAGGAACAGGAGTCACGGGAGCTACTGGTGTTACAGGTGCAACAGGAGTCACGGGAGTTACTGGGGCTACAGGTGCAATAGGGGCAACGGGTGATACTGGAGTTACCGGAGTAACAGGGGCAACAGGCGATACTGGAGTTACCGGAGGAACAGGAGTCACGGGAGCTACTGGAGTTACGGGAGCTACTGGTGTTACAGGTGCAACGGGGGTAACGGGAGTTACTGGGTTTACCGGAGCAACAGGGGCAACAGGCGATACTGGAGTTACCGGAGGAACAGGAGTCACGGGAGCTACTGGGGTTACAGGTGCAACAGGTGCAACGGGAGCTACTGGAGTTACGGGAGCCACGGGAGCCACAGGAGCCACTGGTATACCTACTTCCGTGAATTTAATTTATGTAGCTAATTCTGGAAGTAATAATGTTAGTGTAATTAACGGGAATACCAATGCCGTTGTAACCACGATTCTCGTGGGCAGCGAACCCCAGTTTATAGCAGTAAATTCAAACACGAGCCTGATTTATGTAACTAATTTTGGGGATGATACTGTTTCTGTTATTAATGGAAATACCAACACCGTCGTCACAACCATTCCAGTGGGTGTTCAGCCAGAGGGAATAGCTGTGAATCTAAACACGAACCTCATTTATGTGAATAATTTCAGCGACAACACCGTTTCCGTTATTAATGGAAATACCAACACAGTTGTGACTACCATTCCAGTGGGTACTGAACCGTTTGGTGTAGGGGTAAATCCGATAACCAACCTCATCTATGTAACTAATGTAGGGGACGATACAGTTTCTGTCATTGATGGAGGTACCAATACCGTCGTAAATACTATTAATGTAGGAGCACAGCCGTTGGGAGTAGCGGTGAATCCAACAAATAACCGGTTATATGTGGAAAATAATGGGGACGATACGGTCTCTGTTATTAGCGGATTTTCCGATACCGTTCTAACTGCCGTTCCAGTAGGGACTGGGCCGTTTGAAGCAGGACTGAACGCAAATACGAACTTTGTCTATGTTGCAAATAACGGCAGCAATAATGTATCTGTCATTGATGGAGATACCAATACCGTCGTTGCCACCATTCCAGTGGGATCTGCACCATCCGGTGTAGGAGTGGATCCTTTAACTAATGGAGTTTATGTCGCGAACAATACGAGTGGCACGATCTCGGTTATTGATGGAAATACCAATACCGTTACAGCTACAATTACCGTAAATTCCGGACCATTGGGAATAGGGATAAATCCTTAA